gcCCTGCCCACCTCGGGGACCTTCACTGCCTGCAGTTTActcccctgcagcctggcagcagcaaatGCTCTCGGCTGCCAGCGCTGCCAAGGGCCCAGCACGGCACCAGCCCGGGGGGCTCAGGGAGGTTCGCAGCATGCACGGAGCTCCCTCAGGCTGAAGGGTGATTTGGGAAGTCAGGTACGAAGCCGGTGCACGTACcttgagaggctccagcgcagcctccTCCTCGTCTGCCtcaggcttggcagagctggtccTGGGCTGGTCGCTTcctgagttcttcagtttttccatcaagaCCCACAGGAAGTGGTCCACAAAGAAtttcccccccaggaccctccacagctcctcggtgtcactgcaagggagcagaagTTCCCCCGTGAGCCCGTGGGCTCTGGTACCTGTGACGCCCTCGGCAGGGGCCAaacgctctcctggcctccaagaCGGCTCTTGCCGCGCTCAGGCTTTCTGCCCCCGGAGCAGCAGGACCGGCTTCTCCGCTGGCTCCTCCTCGCCCCGTCAGCGGTGGCTCCTGCCtgcccgtggggccggggcagtgcacgtacctgtccatgggcagctgcttctgcagcaggctgtcgaTGACGGCCCCGGGGTGGTAGAGGGTGAGCACGGACACCGCCTCCAAGAGGAAATGTCggagggtgtcctgctgcatggtcgGCATCCGGATGTAAATGatgctcaggatttctggcacctgaacGCAGACCACAAGAGCCgtcgtctccatcctctctttctcctcccgcACGGCCCAGGCACCGCCACTCGGCCCATGAGCAATTCCTGCTCCCCGACCATTTCTCAGGACCCAGCCCTAAAGCCCGAAGGCTCTGCGCAGCTGTGGGGGGACGCTGGACCACCATGgggacacatctctgctgcccaccgaGGGCGACACCGAGGAGCCACCCCGGGCTCCTCGGGCTGGGAGGGCTGAGCATCGTGCCCGAGAACCGGGGAGCAACTGGGCACTTTGGGTGCCTCAGCTCTAACTGCCTCCGTCGTGGGAGCCACCGGGGTTTGGCCCAGCCAGGGTCAGTGTCACCGGACGAAGAACAACCCCGGGATGAGGCGGCCGGCACTCGGATTCGACAGAGCCCTCAGCGCTGCGCACCAGGGGCGGCGCTTTGGCCCCTGGCACCTGCACGAGGTGCCCGGCAACAGCAGAGGCGGGAAGGCCCGAGCCCCCGGGAAAAGGCGTCTCTCACCTCCGTGAATAGCTGTCCCCCGCACGTCTCCAGGAAGGTGAGCAGCCACTCGCCCGCTGCCTGAGCACACGCAGACCTGGCCAACAGCATCCCGTCCAGGGCGGCAGAGAGGAAGTCCGTGGCCTGCGCTGGCGGGATGTGTTTGCAGACGATCTGGGGAGACATCAGAAACGGGAGAGACCACGTCACAGGTCTGCTCCGGCCCTTCACAAAGGAGAGGAAACTCGAGCGCGCGGTCAGCGGGGCAGTTCGCTAGgcctgcagggtgccagggctttacagggcagctgtgcaggcagggcctgccgTGCTCTGTGCCGCTCGACAGCCGCTTGCTGCTCCCTAACCCCGGGCGCCCGTTGTGGCGGCTCTCCCAAAACGCAGCGGGGCCCCAGCAGCGAAGCAGGGAGCTGCACGGGAGCCCGGgcaccggctccccccgcgctgtGGGGCCAGGTACCTTTCTGAGTCTGGaggaagcctggagcagagcctcgGCGTCTGGGGCGCTCAGGCGCTGGCACAAAGGCTgcacctcgtcctcctcggcccccgtctccagcgtcttgcctgcagggagcaccaggagaaAAGGGCGGCGATGGCGACGGAGACCCACCTCTGGCCCAGGGGccgagagaggaaggaagaacggagcccggccccgcgcagtcgtggggcgcggggggccggctgaggccgggagggggctgccctcaccttgtatgcggaggaggtggccgaggcaggcccctgcCCGCTGGCGGGACGTGGCCAGCGAGTCGCAGGTGAAAGGCGCCAGCAGTCCCACCATGGAGCCAAAGAGCCCAAAAGAGGTTTCTCCCTGGGGAAACACAAGGCCGACGAGAGGGTCGCAGGCAGCCCTGGCGGCCGATCTCCCTCTCCCGGCTGTGCTGGCGCCCGAGCCGTGGCAGGGCAtcggggcaggcagcggtgcagccccacagcccaggagaccCAAAACCCAGCGCCCGGCGTGGGGCAGAGTTCCCAGCTGGGCCCGCAGCCAGTGGGGAGGGGGGACATGGCACACGGCGGGTCCCTTCTCACCGTGAGCTCAAATCGCTCCTCGTAAGCACCCAGCAGCTGggcgcaggcctgcagggccctctcccgctcccacTCCTTGGCCGAGGTGAGCCAGTACTCCAGCACCTGCGGAAGAGCACACCTGGCTCACAACAGTCCCCCTGGCCATCCCGGCCTGCCCACCGCCACCCCAaacgcctccctcccgcccagaGTCCCGCCGAGGAGCTGGCGCTTCAGCAGCTGGCAGCGCAGCCTCTTGCGTCCCCATCAGCCACTCATGGAGGACATCTGGCGCAGACGTGCCCCACGGACACCTCGCGCTGACCCTGCcgcctccacagcccagctctccccacgcaCCCGGCACTGGTGATgccttccccgtccccccacgGACACTCACATGCAGCATCTCCGCGAGCCAGTCCGAGCTGAGGTCTTCCTCCAGCAGGGCCGTCACCAGCTCGCCGAGAGCCCCCATGGTCCGCGCGTGCAGACCCTGAGAGCGGGGAGAAGCACGGGCGTTGGGCCGCACTCGGAGACGCCCAGCTCGGCCGGAGGGGGCAGAGCGCAGCGCGTGCTGCTGGGGGATCCCCGGAGAGGCCGGCAGAGAAGGGCCGGCAGGTACCTGCACGTGCAGAGCGTCTGCCGCTGTCGCCCCCTCCTCTTCTGCCggctccagggcaggcaggggcatcaCGCTCTGCACACACTGATCCAGGAGGTCGCGGTTTTCCTCCCGGCTCAGCGATGgcttcagtttgctggcagagaaagagggaaacacacaCGAGTCTCACTACCACTGCCCAGAGCAGCGGCTCAGATGacacccccccgcagccccggcgcaaaGACCCTACCTCAAGTGCCCCACGGCCACAAACGCTTCCTGGCGCACGGGGGACGCCAGGCGATCCCGGGGCTCCCCCTGCACGAAgccctgcaggtcacagagacacgcgcacagtgggcagcgggcagccgccGAGAGCCCTCCCGCCGGGACCAGGCTCAGGGCGCTCCAGAGGTTGCGCGCGGCCAAGGCAGAGCATCGCGCCTCGGGGCGACCGGCCTCGGGGCTCGGCCCCAACCTCCCCGGCGGCACCGtcccggccccggcactcaccagcagggtgtccagcagctcccgtttgtggcagagctccacgccgcgggagccccccgccaccTGCACGGCCCGGCTGACCTCGGTGACGCTCCGGATCAGCGCCAGCTTGAGCTGCATGTCCTGCATCCCGGCACAGAGAAACACGGCGGCACCGGTGAGGAACTCCTCACAGCGCCGAGGGCTCAACGAGGAACACGGCGGGCAGTCCAGCCCCAGAGCACAGCGCACAAGGGTGACTGCGTCTGCCCAGAGCCTCGGCCCGGCACACGGGTTGCAGGAAggaaacctcctctcccctcccgggaAGAAGCTCCCCCCGCGAAGGCATGAGCTTTCCCGGCTACCTACCGCAAGgagacccccggcccccggcctggggagcgggagggcgagtCCGGCACACCTGCAATGGGAAAGGGGTGCGGGAAGGGCAGCGAGCAaggccccggggggcaggacttaccttggtggagaaggagaagcccagcacctggaaggggaaaggcgGTGGAGTGAGAGGCAGTGAACCAAGGCGCACAGACACAGGACACGCAGCAACGGCCCCGGAGCGCGCAGAccccgcagggcagcagggacgaaCCAGGGCTGCCGAGTCCCCCTCCGCCAGCGCAGGCGGGCCACAACCGCCCCTGGGGCGCTGGGGGGAGTCGGCGCTCGCAGGAGCTTCAGGGAAGACCCAGGTCTGTGTGGCCGGCCCTGCGCCCGtgcacccacctggcagctggcACGGTAGTGCTGCAGGATGCGCCCCACGACGTCGCTCTCCAcgcgggccaggagctgctccgggggggcGCAGAGCGCGATCTGGCCGTAGGCCAGCACGAGGGCCATGTGCCTCcccgctctcttcccctggtggtATTCCTGCGCCGTGGGAGAAGCCGCGAGACGTCAGCCCGGCGCCTCCGTCGGgccccagctcccgctgcctcccggcgaaggagctgccccgctttccacgcagcagccacccctgggcTGCTACTGGTTtacaagtgaaaataaagcagaggaaaaaacgAGCCAAGACACCCGGCATCCTTTACCTTCAGGCGTTTGAAAGCCCCAGACACTGGTCTTTCCTCCATGGACGCCCCAAactcctgcaccacctccaaggcaaggtggaagtggctctcggcagagccggccaaaacagaaatcattgccTGCAACACAAGAGAAAGGGTGAGGCGGCCTCTGGCCGACACTCAGCCACGGCAAGCTCCGAGCGACACTCGCGATATCGTCCGACGGAAACAGCAGCgacaaggaaatgagaagagcCTGCAGCGCTCTGCTCGGAGAGATCACCGCTCCCCTGGAAATACCGAGGGGCTCCAgggaaagcaaggggagaagaggaaactcacCTGTCTCTCAGACGCCTCCAAGTAATTTGTCCTTGAGAGATACTTCTTCATTTCCCCGCGGACATAGGGGACATGCTGacacgctgccagggacaccccgacAGCTTTATACAGGAAGGCCTGAAAGACAAGCGGCCGCCCCAGACGTGGTCACGCACAGCCTGGCGGCACAGAGCCGGGCTGCGACGCACCAGCCCGCACCAGGCACGGCTGagctggccgcggcgcccggccgtcCAGCTCGGCTCCCGCAGAAACGAGGCCTCGGCAGGGACCCACCTGCTTCCGGGACAGCCGGGGGTAGCTGcccgtctgctggctgagctCAAAGCTCAGGCCCATGGTCCAGGCCTGGCTCTCGATCGTCTCCAGAGATGTCCTCAGGAACTAGGGGAAACACAAGTTGAGGCAAAGCCCCCGCAGAGCAGGTCACAATGTGCAACGACGGGACACGGCGCAACACGACATGACCCTCTGTGAtccacagctgtttgcaaaacaaaatcctcagggcctttgcagggggtctttcccgtgtttcctgttttctgaacaaaactggcatttccctgctcagggctcccctgctcctggttacctttccacccacaccttccccccctttcccaccGGTAGTTGCTGCCCTCGCAGCAGTGCTGTACCttaagcaggagctgctcccactcgGCAGAGTCCAGGCAGCTCTCGCTTTGCCCTACAAAGCCGGAGCAAGAAAACCCTCCGTGTTACTTAGCGCCACAGAAGAGCCCGGGGGCTCCTTGGCACTCAAACACCCTCTGGCTCCCACGCCAGAAGGGGCCCAAGCCGCGAGGCTCAAGCCCTGATGCCAAACTCTTGGCCAGGCCCAGGACACCTGACGGACCCTGGGGACGGGGGACAGGGGCACGGACTCAGCTCAGCCACACACCCGCTGCTCCCAGTCCCCATCGCTCGACTGCAGCTCCCAGAGCAAACCAGGCCCTCACACGAGGGCTCGGACCACGCACACACGTTTGCACCTGGACACGTTTCACCCACCCCTAGGAGCACCGAGTCCAGCCCTCCCAAACACCCACCCAGCGAGGACGCCGGGGTGCTGCAACACCTGCTCCTGGCAGTGACGGGCAAGAAAGGCCCCGTCCCCCAGATAAACTGCTCCTGGGCGTCAGTGCTGCTCCCCGGAAGGGCAATGGCTGCAGAGCCGGCGCTGAGAAACCCAGGGCCaattcccctccctcacgcctggacgctgccttttcctgcctccccttcggCCTCTCCAGCCGCCTCCTCCCCGACGGCACGTTaccttccaggcactgcagcaggaaggggatcTTCACGGCCCACACCATCCCCACGGCGCCGTGGATCTCTGCGGACAGGGcctgcagcagccgcagggcagcgacgccgcagccgccgccggcgtgaggagccgccgcaaccacctgggagagggcaggcgagacctgggctcggggcggccggaggagccgcagcTTCTCCCCGCAGGGAGGGCGGTtgcccggccccggccgagcCGGGAGCTTCTCCCCGGTGCCGCCGGCTTCTCCCCCGTGCAGCAGCagggtcccgcggggccggggaggctccGACTCGCTCTCGCATGCCTCTTCCTCCCCGcaggctgccggccccggcctgcgacgcagctctgccccgacctcTCCCGTCACCTCCAGCCCCCAAAAGCGCTTTCCCCAGGGCCactactcaccagcaggcgagccagcagggcctgcggcctCGGCAGCTTGGCTGTGAGGAGACAGAAAGGCCGGTGAGAGCAGCGCGACCCACCATaccctgccctggccctggcacagcccGACACGGCACACGGCGAGAGTTTCGGCTTCCTACCTCGCTCCCGGGAGGCCACGACATCGGGCTCCTCCTCTCCGTCCtcgccccctgctctcccccggctCTCGGCCAGCTCTCGCAGGCACCGGCAGAGCGGCACCAATGTGCCCGTGTACTGGGCTGGCACCACGTACTGCAGGAGCcgcggccacaggagctgcagggaagaaCGAGGCCACTCAACACGTCGCGGCTCCCACCTCCGTGCCAGCTCGAGCTCGTTTTAGCTCTGAGATGGAAACGACGCTCTGCATTTCCACTCACCTTGTGCGCCTAAGGGGCTGCTCGGGGAGCACTTTGGGGAgagtggggcagggaggcagcagcagggcgcaggACGACTTACTTTGGTCATCCCCCGGACGGAGACATCCAGAGAGCGCAGGATGTCCAAGCACAGGgcttgaagatctgctgcttcctGCGCTTCTGCTTGAGACAGCTTTCCCTGCGCCTGCAAGACACAGTTGGGACAACACCAGCATCagcccctgtccctgagatgggaGGTGAAGCATGAACCACCCAGCGCTGCTGGGATgctcccccgggagcccccatctccggaggcaggagagagcagaaagtccCACAGGAGGGGCCAGATCCCAGGTGAAGGAAGCACTAAACAGGCTGCGACCAGGGAGACCCGCTGCTCCTTGGGGCGGTCGCCAGCGTCGTTAGTCGGGGTGTCGGGATTACGAGCTCCTCCAGGGACCAAGTGATGCCGCAGTGGCACCAAGCTGATGCAAGGAGGTTGCCCTGCGGCGGCGGGGCTGTACTCAGTGACAGCGCTGAAACGGCAGCACGCACGGCCCAGCGGAGTCACGGCCCAGGCAGCACCGCAGTCGGGTTTGTTAcgtgctggtgggaggccaaagcactcccccggcctcctccgagaTCCCCCCAGGAATGGCGGTGGGGACGCCGCTCAGCCCTCTGCACCGgggactgcagccctgctgggggggctCCCCATTTCCAGgacaccccaggcacacagcaaagcCGAAGCGTCACGCTCTGCCCTCACCAGTCTGCTGGAGGCCTGGCTGAACGTGGCGAAGACGTGGGCCACCAGATCCCAGGCCGAGCAGCTCTGGAcgctgcagctgagcagctcctTGGTGAAGCGCAGAACTGCCCTCGCCACCTGCCACGGAGCACATTGCAGTTACCCCCCTCTGCTCAAAAGCCCAGGGGCAGACGCCTTCGCACCCATGCAGCCCCTGTGCCCCGCGGGGAGACCATGGGGGTGCAggaggcccctctgctcccacagccac
This window of the Dromaius novaehollandiae isolate bDroNov1 unplaced genomic scaffold, bDroNov1.hap1 HAP1_SCAFFOLD_36, whole genome shotgun sequence genome carries:
- the LOC135326561 gene encoding maestro heat-like repeat-containing protein family member 2B; the encoded protein is MVGLLAPFTCDSLATSRQRAGACLGHLLRIQGKTLETGAEEDEVQPLCQRLSAPDAEALLQASSRLRKIVCKHIPPAQATDFLSAALDGML